The Metabacillus schmidteae genome has a segment encoding these proteins:
- a CDS encoding methylmalonyl-CoA mutase family protein has product MMGEEQISTEIREKQNAWKKEVEKILKGKKVESLIKMSDEGFAIKPLYDESDAGYHDTSRVSLYRNYHQSRISQLITAKDSKDLKEKINYAKQRGQHSFYLTNIDFISNEKDVNDAFSSINWNEDCIYIDVGENIGFLPFFFHHQKMHQHYKHTAGTIGLDPYEELLLKGENKVSLDTKFDFLADTMKWSSTNEGSVRCLLIKGNIYSNAGANALQELVFTFSHALDLINELMNRGLGIDEIANSLTVSIGVGSNFFMELAKLRAARDIWASLVHAFGGNPQELPVNIHAITTTFNKTVFDVHVNLLRTTTESFSAVVAGVDELTILPFDYFLNPSSNLADRIARNTHFILKEEGLLSKVIDPSAGSYYVEELTSQLGMEAWERIRQIDQEGGFLHQLRQGKIQVELENMREKRKSDVNNRNHIIIGTNAYAVSNEKVTLKHEKKGRNPEKLTTSIHSFQEAITFIERNKKVPSIGREKQNKQIRITPIQSQRLVEHFEKLRFQAENAKEKGQILKVGIITFGKIKDFKQSLDYISGVLAAGGIETEQFSWNDLKYLSHLQSVILCGKKEDIQVVDFAYIHQLKVRNPSLHIYVMGNEKEMVEKLELAGMISMNGDLYQFLLNMHTLLGVEK; this is encoded by the coding sequence ATGATGGGAGAGGAACAAATTTCAACGGAAATTAGGGAGAAGCAAAATGCATGGAAAAAAGAAGTTGAAAAAATATTAAAAGGGAAAAAGGTAGAATCTTTAATCAAAATGTCTGACGAGGGCTTTGCTATTAAACCTCTATATGATGAATCAGATGCAGGTTATCATGACACTAGTAGAGTAAGTCTTTATCGTAATTATCATCAGTCGAGGATCAGTCAATTAATAACGGCAAAGGATTCGAAAGATTTAAAGGAAAAGATAAATTACGCAAAACAAAGAGGTCAACATTCCTTCTACCTTACAAACATTGATTTCATCTCAAATGAAAAAGATGTAAACGATGCTTTTTCTTCAATAAATTGGAATGAGGATTGTATTTATATTGATGTTGGAGAAAACATCGGATTTTTACCTTTTTTCTTTCACCATCAAAAAATGCATCAACATTATAAACATACAGCTGGAACTATCGGTTTAGATCCTTATGAGGAGCTTTTATTGAAAGGAGAAAATAAGGTTTCACTAGATACGAAATTTGATTTTTTGGCTGATACAATGAAATGGTCTTCAACAAATGAGGGATCTGTTCGTTGTCTTTTAATTAAAGGAAATATCTACAGTAATGCGGGTGCAAATGCCCTTCAAGAGTTGGTATTTACATTTTCTCATGCTCTTGACCTTATAAATGAACTTATGAACAGGGGACTGGGGATAGACGAAATTGCTAACTCATTAACAGTTTCCATTGGCGTAGGATCAAATTTCTTTATGGAACTTGCTAAGTTACGAGCAGCACGAGATATATGGGCTTCACTTGTTCATGCATTTGGTGGAAATCCTCAAGAGCTTCCCGTAAATATACATGCAATTACGACAACCTTTAACAAAACCGTGTTTGATGTTCACGTGAATTTACTGCGCACAACAACAGAAAGCTTCTCTGCTGTTGTTGCGGGAGTAGATGAGCTAACCATTTTGCCTTTTGATTATTTTTTAAACCCATCTAGTAATCTAGCAGACAGAATAGCTAGAAACACTCATTTTATCCTAAAAGAAGAAGGGTTACTATCAAAGGTCATAGATCCATCTGCAGGCTCTTATTATGTGGAAGAATTAACAAGTCAACTCGGAATGGAAGCTTGGGAGAGAATAAGGCAAATTGACCAAGAAGGTGGCTTTTTACATCAATTAAGACAGGGCAAGATTCAAGTAGAGCTTGAAAACATGAGGGAAAAACGAAAGTCTGATGTAAATAATAGAAACCACATCATAATTGGAACAAATGCATATGCGGTTTCAAATGAAAAAGTAACATTAAAACATGAAAAAAAAGGTAGAAACCCTGAGAAATTGACAACATCCATACATTCATTTCAGGAAGCTATAACCTTTATTGAAAGAAATAAGAAAGTTCCATCCATTGGAAGGGAGAAGCAAAACAAACAAATACGCATTACTCCAATTCAAAGTCAAAGATTGGTTGAACATTTTGAGAAACTCCGTTTTCAAGCTGAAAATGCGAAAGAAAAAGGTCAGATCTTAAAAGTGGGGATTATTACATTTGGAAAGATAAAGGATTTTAAGCAAAGCCTTGATTATATTAGTGGAGTTTTAGCAGCGGGAGGAATTGAGACAGAACAGTTTTCATGGAATGACTTAAAATATTTATCACATTTACAATCAGTCATTCTTTGTGGAAAAAAAGAAGATATTCAAGTTGTAGACTTTGCTTATATTCATCAGTTAAAGGTAAGAAATCCATCGCTCCATATATATGTCATGGGTAATGAAAAAGAAATGGTTGAAAAGCTGGAATTAGCTGGCATGATTTCTATGAACGGTGATCTCTATCAGTTTCTGCTCAATATGCATACTCTTTTGGGGGTTGAAAAATGA
- a CDS encoding amino acid ABC transporter ATP-binding protein, which translates to MIKVNNLHKSYGKLEVLKGISTTIASGEVIAIVGPSGSGKSTFLRCLNLLEKPTKGNILINDVDITNPKTDIAKVRQNVGMVFQHFHLFPHKSVLGNITYAPITVKGLSKQEAEENGMDLLNKVGLLEKASEYPNRLSGGQKQRVAIARALAMNPDVMLFDEPTSALDPEMVKEVLEVMKDLAQTGMTMAIVTHEMGFAKEVADRVLFLDGGLLVEDAPPGEFFTAPKTKRAQEFLEKML; encoded by the coding sequence GTGATTAAAGTAAACAATTTGCATAAAAGCTATGGAAAATTAGAAGTATTAAAAGGTATTTCAACAACAATTGCTTCAGGTGAGGTCATTGCTATAGTAGGTCCTTCCGGTTCAGGGAAATCAACCTTTCTGCGATGCTTGAATCTATTGGAAAAACCAACAAAAGGTAACATTCTTATCAATGATGTCGATATTACAAACCCTAAAACTGATATAGCTAAAGTACGACAAAATGTAGGAATGGTGTTTCAGCATTTTCACCTTTTCCCTCACAAGTCTGTATTGGGGAATATTACGTATGCGCCAATTACTGTTAAAGGTCTTTCCAAACAAGAAGCTGAGGAAAATGGGATGGATTTATTGAACAAAGTCGGGCTTCTAGAGAAAGCATCTGAATATCCTAACCGATTATCCGGGGGACAAAAGCAAAGAGTAGCTATTGCGAGAGCTCTTGCGATGAATCCTGATGTTATGTTATTTGATGAGCCTACATCAGCACTTGATCCAGAGATGGTAAAAGAAGTTCTTGAAGTTATGAAGGATTTAGCCCAAACCGGGATGACGATGGCGATTGTCACTCATGAAATGGGCTTTGCGAAAGAAGTGGCTGATCGTGTTCTGTTCTTAGACGGAGGATTATTAGTAGAGGATGCACCTCCTGGCGAATTTTTTACAGCGCCAAAAACAAAACGTGCACAAGAGTTCTTAGAAAAGATGCTTTAA
- a CDS encoding amino acid ABC transporter permease, with amino-acid sequence MDFLNFSSIAPSLPFILEGIWVTLKIVVLSLLLGFVWGIILALFKISRIKPLMWIADAYTSIFRGTPLVLQLLIIYFGLPQILGFPIEPYPAAVAAFTLNSGAYISEIIRAGINAIDKGQQEAAMALGVPYSKMMKDIILPQAFKNILPALMNEFITLTKESAIVTVIGVQDIMRRAYQVGADSYNYFAPLIFAGLIYYLLVMFLTLLGKGIEGRMRRSD; translated from the coding sequence ATGGATTTTTTAAACTTTTCTTCAATTGCCCCATCACTTCCTTTTATTTTAGAGGGAATCTGGGTAACCTTAAAGATTGTTGTTCTGTCTTTGTTACTTGGATTTGTGTGGGGAATAATCCTTGCTTTATTTAAGATAAGTCGAATTAAACCGCTAATGTGGATTGCGGATGCATATACATCAATTTTTAGAGGAACTCCTCTAGTTTTACAATTATTAATTATATATTTTGGTTTACCACAAATACTTGGTTTTCCAATTGAACCTTATCCTGCAGCAGTTGCCGCATTTACATTAAATTCAGGGGCATATATTTCAGAGATTATACGTGCTGGAATTAACGCAATTGATAAGGGCCAGCAAGAGGCAGCTATGGCATTAGGTGTTCCATATTCAAAAATGATGAAAGATATTATTTTGCCACAGGCATTTAAAAACATCTTACCTGCGCTAATGAATGAATTTATTACGTTAACAAAAGAATCTGCTATTGTAACGGTAATCGGTGTTCAAGATATTATGAGAAGAGCGTATCAAGTAGGAGCAGATTCTTATAACTATTTTGCACCATTGATTTTTGCAGGGTTAATTTATTATCTATTAGTCATGTTCTTAACGCTTCTTGGTAAAGGAATAGAAGGGAGAATGAGACGAAGTGATTAA
- the meaB gene encoding methylmalonyl Co-A mutase-associated GTPase MeaB gives MKKFVKKSNDISIDQYIKGIEKRDRVLLAQAITLVESNAKQHFEKAQKIIEALLQNKNSSIRIGITGVPGAGKSTFIDSFGTYLCEQGYYVAVLAIDPSSQVSKGSIMGDKTRMERLSRHPNAYIRPSPSGGNLGGVSRKTRETIILCEAAGYNIILVETMGVGQGEFVVREMVDFFLLLVLTGAGDELQTMKKGIMELPDLVVVNKADGENMMKANKAKSEYNSILHFLSSYTKDWETRAVTASSIEETGIADIWEIIKTFEKQTKKSNLFYKRRTEQQLNWLHDLVKQEVYRHFYEHPLIKDKLNLAEQTVKTGSKHVSRTALELVNLFIEHKH, from the coding sequence ATGAAAAAGTTCGTAAAGAAGAGCAATGATATTTCTATTGATCAGTATATAAAAGGAATTGAAAAGAGAGACCGAGTTTTACTCGCACAGGCCATTACACTCGTAGAAAGCAATGCGAAGCAACATTTTGAGAAAGCACAAAAAATAATTGAAGCTTTGCTTCAAAATAAGAACTCTTCAATTCGGATAGGAATAACAGGTGTACCAGGTGCAGGTAAAAGTACATTTATTGACTCGTTTGGAACTTACCTCTGTGAACAAGGGTACTATGTCGCTGTTCTTGCCATCGATCCAAGTAGTCAAGTTTCTAAAGGAAGCATAATGGGTGATAAAACAAGAATGGAAAGACTGTCAAGACATCCAAATGCTTATATCAGGCCCTCTCCCTCTGGGGGAAATCTAGGTGGAGTTAGTAGGAAAACTAGAGAAACGATCATTTTATGTGAAGCAGCAGGATATAATATAATTCTCGTTGAAACGATGGGGGTAGGGCAAGGAGAATTTGTCGTACGGGAAATGGTTGATTTTTTCCTTTTACTCGTTTTAACAGGAGCTGGTGATGAATTACAAACAATGAAAAAAGGAATCATGGAGCTGCCTGATCTGGTTGTAGTGAACAAAGCAGACGGTGAAAATATGATGAAAGCCAACAAAGCAAAAAGTGAATATAACTCGATTCTTCACTTTTTATCTTCATATACAAAAGACTGGGAAACAAGGGCTGTTACTGCATCTTCAATAGAGGAAACAGGGATCGCAGATATTTGGGAGATCATCAAAACCTTCGAGAAGCAAACAAAAAAAAGCAATCTTTTTTATAAAAGACGCACTGAACAGCAATTAAACTGGCTTCATGACCTGGTTAAACAGGAAGTATATCGTCATTTTTACGAACACCCACTAATAAAAGATAAACTTAATTTAGCTGAACAAACAGTTAAAACCGGGTCAAAGCATGTAAGCCGGACGGCATTGGAGCTTGTCAATTTATTTATAGAACATAAACATTAA
- a CDS encoding transporter substrate-binding domain-containing protein yields MKKISLFIISVLVVGLLAACGTAEQEGNDTTSGAKGEDKKVLKMATSADYPPFEYIDTAKGSDIIGFDIDLVNALAEKTGYEVEIQDMDFNSLIPALQAKQIDIVLSGMTPTPERAENVDFSDVYYSANHMIVSLKDNEVKTIEDLEGKTIGVQLGSIQEEKATEISEEVNLKIENRNKISELVQEMKSGRIDAAIIEDKVAEGYFAKDDQLTGFTLESSEEAGSAIAFQKGSEYTQEFNEALNEMKENGELDELIVKWFGGQQ; encoded by the coding sequence GTGAAGAAAATTTCGTTATTCATTATAAGCGTATTAGTTGTTGGATTACTAGCAGCATGCGGAACCGCAGAGCAAGAAGGAAATGATACTACATCAGGAGCAAAAGGAGAGGACAAAAAAGTACTTAAGATGGCAACATCAGCTGACTATCCTCCTTTTGAATATATTGATACGGCAAAAGGTAGTGACATCATCGGTTTTGATATTGATTTAGTGAATGCTTTAGCAGAAAAAACAGGATATGAAGTTGAAATTCAAGATATGGATTTTAATAGTTTGATTCCTGCATTACAAGCAAAACAAATTGATATTGTTCTTTCCGGTATGACACCAACACCTGAGCGTGCAGAAAACGTAGATTTCTCAGATGTTTACTATAGTGCAAATCATATGATTGTTTCTCTTAAAGACAATGAGGTTAAAACAATTGAGGATTTAGAAGGTAAAACAATTGGTGTGCAATTAGGATCCATTCAAGAAGAAAAGGCAACTGAAATTTCAGAAGAAGTAAATCTTAAAATTGAAAATCGTAATAAAATCTCTGAATTAGTTCAAGAAATGAAGTCAGGACGTATTGATGCTGCAATTATTGAGGATAAAGTGGCGGAAGGTTATTTTGCAAAAGATGATCAATTAACAGGATTTACTCTTGAATCATCTGAAGAAGCAGGATCAGCAATTGCGTTCCAAAAAGGCAGTGAATATACTCAAGAATTTAATGAAGCATTAAATGAAATGAAAGAAAACGGCGAGCTTGATGAGTTAATTGTAAAATGGTTCGGCGGGCAACAATAA
- a CDS encoding aromatic acid exporter family protein, giving the protein MFKIGYRTLKTALGTTIAVILAQFIGLEYFTSAGIITILCIQVTKKKSLRSSWARFLACSIAMIFSFIFFEGIAYHPLVIGFLLLIFIPTTVKVKATEGIVTSTVVIFHLYSTNDITFHVIGNELLLVTIGIGVALVMNLYMPSVEKKLKNYQIQIEENLAIIFREIELYLIEKDRKWDGKEITITAIQIDEAKTLAFRDVENHFLRHENSYYHYFKMREKQFEIIERVIPSITSIHIAVEQSKMIADFLHELSLNIHPGNTAHKFLVQLFNMKKSFEEMELPKTREEFEARAALYHFIREMEQYLIIKSQFKGMES; this is encoded by the coding sequence ATGTTCAAAATAGGTTATCGTACGCTAAAAACAGCTCTGGGTACTACGATTGCGGTTATACTGGCACAGTTCATTGGCTTGGAGTATTTTACCTCAGCAGGGATTATCACAATTCTTTGCATACAAGTTACAAAAAAGAAATCACTTAGGAGTTCATGGGCAAGGTTCCTGGCCTGTTCAATTGCCATGATCTTTTCTTTTATTTTCTTTGAGGGAATTGCCTATCATCCGTTAGTTATTGGTTTTTTATTACTAATCTTTATTCCTACTACCGTCAAAGTGAAAGCTACAGAAGGAATTGTAACCAGTACGGTTGTTATTTTTCATCTATATAGTACAAATGACATTACGTTCCATGTTATTGGTAATGAATTGTTACTAGTGACAATAGGTATTGGTGTTGCACTAGTCATGAATTTGTATATGCCGAGTGTTGAGAAAAAATTAAAAAACTATCAAATTCAGATTGAAGAAAATCTAGCAATTATTTTTCGTGAAATCGAACTATATCTAATAGAAAAAGATAGAAAATGGGATGGAAAAGAGATCACCATAACAGCAATTCAGATTGATGAGGCTAAAACACTAGCATTTCGTGATGTCGAAAATCATTTTTTGCGCCATGAAAATTCATATTATCACTACTTTAAAATGAGAGAAAAGCAATTTGAAATTATTGAGCGTGTTATTCCGAGTATTACATCTATACATATTGCAGTTGAACAAAGTAAGATGATTGCTGACTTTCTTCATGAACTAAGTTTAAATATCCATCCTGGAAATACGGCACATAAATTTTTAGTCCAGCTTTTTAATATGAAGAAGTCATTTGAAGAAATGGAATTACCGAAAACTAGAGAGGAATTTGAAGCAAGAGCAGCTTTATATCATTTTATAAGAGAGATGGAGCAATATCTCATTATTAAAAGTCAGTTTAAAGGAATGGAATCCTAA
- a CDS encoding BrxA/BrxB family bacilliredoxin, with product MNMDFNLFMNDIVQQARKEIVAAGYTELTTPEDVDDVLNKKGTTLVMVNSVCGCAGGIARPAAAHAVHYDKRPDQLVTVFAGQDKEATAKAREMFTGYPPSSPSFALLKDGKLLTMVERHEIEGHDPMSVVAKLQSAFDEYCEEV from the coding sequence TTGAACATGGATTTTAATTTATTTATGAATGATATTGTGCAACAAGCACGTAAAGAAATCGTTGCAGCGGGTTATACCGAGCTTACTACTCCGGAAGATGTTGATGATGTACTAAATAAAAAAGGAACAACACTTGTTATGGTTAACAGTGTTTGTGGTTGTGCTGGCGGTATAGCAAGACCAGCAGCAGCACATGCTGTTCATTATGACAAACGCCCTGATCAACTAGTTACAGTATTTGCTGGCCAGGATAAAGAAGCAACTGCAAAAGCCCGTGAAATGTTCACTGGCTACCCACCTTCATCTCCATCATTTGCTTTATTGAAGGATGGAAAACTGCTTACAATGGTTGAACGTCATGAGATTGAAGGACACGATCCAATGTCAGTTGTAGCAAAATTACAATCTGCTTTTGACGAGTATTGTGAAGAAGTGTAA
- a CDS encoding dihydrolipoamide acetyltransferase family protein, whose protein sequence is MAIEEIKMPQLGESVTEGTISKWLVSVGEKVEKYAPLAEVMTDKVNAEVPSSFSGVISKLIADEGDTLAVGEVICQIEVEGQSLEPNEASLNKNKQNNEKSESPLNDQNKKRYSPAVLKIAQEYDINLEHVDGTGAGGRITRKDLLKIIESGTIPAPVMKENVREEMSSQVNSSKAASSVKAQTGDIEMPVSGVRKAIASNMVKSKQEIPHAWMMMEVDVTELVKYRNSVKDEFKKKEGFNLTFFAFFVKAIAQALKEFPQINSMWAGDKIIQKKDINISIAVATEDSLFVPVIKHADEKTIKGIARDITDLAHKVRSGKLTSEDMQGGTFTVNNTGSFGSVQSMGIINYPQAAILQVESIVKRPVIIDGMIAVRDMVNLCLSLDHRVLDGLICGRFLSRVKEILEHTTKETTSIY, encoded by the coding sequence GTGGCTATAGAGGAAATTAAAATGCCCCAGTTAGGGGAAAGTGTTACAGAAGGAACCATAAGTAAGTGGCTTGTTTCTGTTGGTGAAAAGGTGGAAAAGTACGCCCCGCTAGCAGAGGTTATGACAGATAAAGTGAATGCAGAGGTTCCATCTTCTTTTAGCGGAGTAATTAGTAAACTTATTGCAGATGAAGGTGACACTCTGGCTGTAGGAGAGGTTATTTGTCAAATTGAAGTTGAGGGTCAGTCATTAGAACCTAATGAAGCATCTTTAAATAAAAATAAACAAAATAATGAAAAAAGCGAATCACCGCTAAATGACCAGAACAAAAAAAGGTATTCTCCTGCGGTGTTAAAAATTGCACAAGAATATGATATCAATCTTGAACATGTTGATGGAACAGGCGCTGGTGGACGTATTACTCGAAAGGATTTATTAAAAATAATTGAGTCAGGAACGATTCCTGCCCCAGTGATGAAAGAAAATGTAAGAGAAGAGATGTCGTCACAGGTTAACTCTTCAAAAGCCGCTTCTTCAGTTAAGGCGCAAACAGGTGATATTGAAATGCCAGTATCAGGTGTTAGGAAAGCAATTGCTTCAAACATGGTGAAAAGTAAACAAGAAATTCCTCATGCATGGATGATGATGGAAGTGGATGTCACAGAACTTGTTAAGTATAGAAACTCTGTAAAGGATGAGTTTAAGAAAAAAGAAGGGTTTAACCTAACCTTCTTTGCCTTTTTTGTAAAAGCTATTGCACAAGCATTAAAAGAGTTTCCGCAAATCAACTCAATGTGGGCCGGAGATAAAATTATACAGAAAAAGGATATTAATATTTCAATTGCAGTCGCAACTGAAGATTCTTTATTTGTCCCGGTTATCAAACATGCTGATGAAAAAACAATCAAAGGAATTGCAAGAGACATCACTGATCTAGCCCACAAGGTACGAAGCGGCAAGTTAACCTCTGAGGATATGCAGGGAGGTACTTTTACAGTAAATAACACCGGTTCGTTTGGATCGGTTCAATCGATGGGAATCATTAATTATCCTCAAGCAGCCATTCTACAGGTTGAATCAATTGTGAAACGTCCAGTTATTATTGATGGGATGATCGCAGTTAGAGATATGGTGAATCTATGTTTGTCCCTAGATCACCGCGTCCTTGATGGGTTAATATGTGGTCGTTTCCTATCAAGAGTCAAAGAGATTCTTGAACATACAACAAAAGAAACAACATCAATTTATTGA
- the scpA gene encoding methylmalonyl-CoA mutase: protein MMKRHAISHSPFVRSQQNTASKNFVSNEQINIKSQYHKHDLASLQHLGSYPGIEPFVRGPYSTMYVNRPWTIRQYAGFSTAEESNRFYRRNLEMGQKGLSVAFDLATHRGYDSDHSRVVGDVGKAGVAIDSIIDMKELFDGIPLDEMSVSMTMNGAVLPIMAFYIVTAEEQGVPLEKLTGTIQNDILKEYMVRNTYIYPPDMSMKIIGDIFTYTAKYMPKFNSISISGYHLQEAGAPADLELAYTLADGLEYIRTGLNAGLDIDQFAPRLSFFWAIGMNYFMEVAKMRAARYLWTSIVKEFNPKNPKSTALRTHSQTSGWSLTEQDPFNNVVRTCIEAHAAAMGHTQSLHTNALDEAIALPTDFSARIARNTQLYLQHETGICDVIDPWGGSYYVESLTHSLIERAKLHMEEIEELGGMTKAIEIGYPKMKIEEAAARRQAKIDSGQEAIIGVNKFKLEKEEPIDILSIDNQEVRNKQIAKINHLKANRDDTKVSQALHALTKSAADGTGNLLELAVEAARHRATLGEISFAIEKVSKRHQAMIRSISGVYSSEYSNEDEIKKVRELTDQFYDVEGRRPRILIAKMGQDGHDRGAKVIATAFADLGFDVDIGPLFQTPEETAAQAVENDVHVVGMSSLAAGHKTLLPQLIYELRKLGREDIVVIVGGVIPFQDYEELKEKGAAEIFGPGTVIPVAAIKVVNKIFERLGYEEVGE, encoded by the coding sequence ATGATGAAAAGACATGCAATTTCTCATTCACCATTTGTTCGATCACAACAAAATACGGCATCAAAAAATTTCGTATCAAATGAGCAAATTAATATAAAGAGTCAGTATCATAAGCATGATTTAGCTTCACTTCAACATCTTGGGTCTTATCCAGGTATTGAGCCTTTTGTAAGAGGGCCATATTCAACGATGTATGTGAATCGTCCCTGGACGATAAGACAGTATGCAGGATTTTCAACTGCTGAAGAAAGTAATAGATTTTACCGAAGAAATTTAGAAATGGGACAAAAGGGGCTATCTGTGGCATTTGACTTGGCAACACATAGGGGCTATGATTCAGACCATTCTCGTGTCGTAGGAGATGTTGGTAAGGCGGGAGTTGCGATCGATTCAATTATAGATATGAAGGAACTATTTGATGGTATACCTTTAGATGAAATGTCTGTATCTATGACAATGAATGGTGCAGTGTTACCTATAATGGCTTTTTATATCGTAACAGCTGAGGAACAAGGCGTCCCATTAGAAAAACTTACAGGAACAATCCAAAATGATATTTTAAAGGAATATATGGTTCGCAACACCTATATATACCCACCGGACATGTCGATGAAGATTATTGGTGATATTTTTACCTATACAGCGAAATACATGCCAAAATTCAATAGTATTAGTATATCCGGTTATCATTTGCAAGAAGCAGGAGCACCTGCAGATCTTGAACTTGCCTACACGCTTGCTGATGGGCTTGAATATATTCGTACTGGGCTGAATGCTGGTCTGGATATTGATCAATTTGCTCCACGGTTATCTTTTTTCTGGGCTATAGGAATGAATTATTTTATGGAAGTTGCAAAAATGAGGGCTGCACGTTACTTATGGACTTCTATTGTAAAAGAATTTAATCCGAAAAATCCAAAGTCAACAGCCTTACGAACACACTCTCAAACATCAGGTTGGAGTTTAACAGAACAGGATCCCTTTAACAATGTTGTGCGAACTTGTATTGAAGCACACGCAGCTGCAATGGGACATACCCAATCGCTTCATACAAACGCATTAGATGAAGCAATTGCCTTACCAACAGATTTCTCAGCAAGGATTGCCCGAAATACCCAGCTTTATCTTCAGCATGAAACAGGGATTTGTGATGTTATTGATCCTTGGGGAGGTTCGTATTATGTGGAATCACTCACACATTCTTTAATTGAGCGAGCAAAGCTTCATATGGAGGAAATTGAGGAGCTTGGCGGGATGACGAAGGCGATTGAAATCGGTTATCCAAAAATGAAGATTGAAGAAGCAGCAGCCCGTAGACAAGCAAAAATTGATTCTGGTCAGGAAGCGATCATCGGTGTAAATAAGTTTAAGTTAGAAAAAGAAGAACCAATTGATATTTTATCGATCGATAATCAAGAAGTAAGGAATAAGCAAATTGCAAAAATAAACCATCTAAAAGCAAATCGAGATGATACAAAAGTTAGTCAGGCATTACATGCATTAACAAAATCTGCTGCTGATGGGACAGGGAATTTGTTGGAATTAGCCGTTGAAGCAGCAAGACATAGAGCCACTTTAGGTGAAATCTCATTTGCGATAGAGAAAGTTTCAAAACGTCATCAAGCTATGATTCGATCCATTAGCGGAGTGTATAGTTCAGAATATTCAAATGAAGATGAAATAAAGAAAGTAAGAGAATTGACAGATCAATTTTATGATGTTGAAGGAAGAAGACCAAGAATTTTAATAGCCAAGATGGGGCAGGACGGTCATGATAGAGGAGCGAAGGTAATCGCAACGGCGTTTGCTGATCTTGGCTTTGACGTCGATATTGGTCCCCTTTTTCAAACACCTGAAGAAACAGCAGCACAAGCGGTAGAAAATGATGTTCATGTAGTAGGTATGAGTTCATTAGCTGCCGGTCATAAAACGTTATTACCACAACTTATTTATGAGTTAAGAAAATTAGGAAGGGAAGACATTGTCGTTATTGTTGGTGGAGTTATCCCATTCCAAGATTATGAAGAATTAAAGGAAAAAGGTGCTGCCGAAATTTTTGGACCGGGAACAGTGATTCCTGTTGCTGCAATAAAGGTGGTAAACAAAATTTTTGAAAGACTTGGTTATGAGGAAGTTGGCGAATGA